The segment CTCAGCAACACATTCTCGCGTAAAAATCTGGACACATCAAGGCGATCCTCTTGCATCACATCAACATCCATCTCGGCAGCGCTGAGTTCGCTCTCCTCTGCGCGAGAGGCTTCACTGGCTCCCGTAAACAGAATCGCGAACTGATCAGAAACAGGAACAGAGACCGGCTCAGAGCATCGGCTACACAGCACTACTGCCGTTGTTGTGAATGCTCCGCTCGCAAGGATGCCGTTGACCTTTCGCTCCAGATGAAGTGTTGCCTCGATCGGAGCGAGCGAAAGCCACAATCCTTGATCCTCCCCCCAGCAGGGTTCTTCACGAACTTCAAGATCTAACCCTTCTGGAGGGATCTGTGACCGCTCTACCAGCATTGCAAACACTCCGTCAAACCCAATCGCATTTTACAAACTGGGCACTTCCAAGTCAAGGAATTTCCTGAAAGAACGGCAACCATTCAGTTACGGGTGGAAAATCTCCCCTAGCCCCTCTTTTCCAAAGAGGGGGACTACCCGTTTCCCCCTTTGAAAAAGGGGGATTAAGGGGGATTTTATAAAAACATATCACATTTTATTTAATGATTTCCCCACTCTCACTGAATGGTTACAAAGAACGGCCGTCTATTCCAGTTTACGCTTAAGATATTTCGCCCCGCCCGACTACGGGAAAGATCCCCAATCGACAGAAAAAGTACGGGATTTCAAGGGCCGCTGATTCGACCGAGTCGGAGCCATGCACAACGTTCTTCTCAATGCTGGCGGCAAAGCTTCGCCGTAACGTCCCCTCGTCGGCTTTGAGCGGATCAGTGGCGCCCATGAGCGTTCGAACGCGGCGTATTGCCCCTTCCCCCTCGAGGACCATCGCTACACAAGGGCCGGAGGTCATGAAATGCGTGAGGCTATCGAAGAACGGTTGGTGCCGATGCACCTGATAAAATCCCTCAGCCTCTTTCTGCGCCAGCCCCACCATCCTCAGCCCACAGACCACAAGCCCCTCCGCCTCAAACCGCCGGATTACCTCACCGATAAGCCCCCTGGCCACAGCATCCGGTTTTACAATTACTAAGGTTTGCTCCATGCTTTCACTCCTTGAGTAAGGGCTGTTAGTGGAGTGCCCCATAAATAGCTTTACACATGCCGTTCGCCCTGAGCTTGTCGAAGGGTCAACGTTTTCAATGCGTTCAGCCTGTGGTTCGACAAGCTCACCACGAACGGACTGTAACGACTTCACTGGGACGCTACGCTAGATGTGAACCAAGGGCTTCTTTTACAGCGGCTCCGATCTCCGCCGGGCTTTGTACCACGGCGATGCCGGCGCGCCGCAGGGCAGAGATTTTCTCTGTTGCCGTTCCTCTCCCGCCGGAGATGATCGCGCCCGCATGGCCCATGCGTCGCTCGGCAGGGGCTGCAAGTCCAGCGATGTACCCGATGACTGGCTTGGACATATGACGCTCAACGAATACTGCCGCCTCCTCTTCAGCGGTACCCCCGATCTCGCCGATCATGAGAATTGCCTCAGTCGCCGCATCATTTTCAAACAGCGCCAGGCAATCGACGAAGGTGGTGCCGATAATCGGATCCCCACCGATCCCAATACAGGTAGACTGACCAAGGCCCAGATGAGTAAGCTGATTGACCGCCTCATAGGTCAGCGTACCGCTCCTTGAAATCACGCCGATCGTACCACGCATGTGGATGTGTCCGGGCATAATTCCAACTTTGGCTTTACCCGGAGAGATAATCCCAGGGCAGTTCGGGCCAATCAAGCGGGTACCAGACCCACGAAGGACACGGGCCACCCGCACCATATCCAGGATCGGGATCCCCTCTGTAATGCACACCACCAGCGGGACCGCCGCATCGATCGCCTCTAACATGGCATCGGCGGCAAAGGCGGCCGGGACAAAGATCATGGCAGCGTTGGCGCCCTCCTTATCCACGGCCTCCCGCACGGAGTCAAAGACAGCAATCCCCTCGTGGCGCACCCCTCCCCTACCTGGGGTGACGCCTGCGACCACGCTGGTCCCGTAGTCACGGCACGCCAAGGCGTGGAAGCTACCCTCCCTCCCGGTAATACCCTGCACCACCAGGCGCGTGTTACTGTCTACTAGAATGCTCATTGGTTGTTAGGAATGTTCAAGGTCCAGGGTTAGAGACAAGGCGCGCAATTTCGATTCTTACTCCTCGATCAGGGACGTTGAACGTTGAACCTTGAACATTGAACCTCGCACGTTAAACCTTGAACATTGAACAGCCCTATCAGCAGCCTCCTGCATGCCGGGCGCGGTGATGAAATTCAGGCCGGACTCGGCAAGCATGCGCTTGCCTTGGTCCACATTAGTTCCTTCCATCCGAACGACGATCGGCAATGTTACATGGAGGGAACGAACCGCCTGAATCACTCCCTCCGCCAACCGGTCACACCGGAGGATCCCCCCGAAAATATTGATAAGCACCACGTTCACCGACCGATCTGAGATCAGGATGCGAAAGGCGTGTTCGATCTGTTCGGCGCTGGCGCCCCCGCCGACGTCCAGAAAGTTGGCCGGCTCACCGCCGATAAGCTTCACAAGATCCATGGTCGCCATGGCCAATCCGGCCCCGTTGACCATGCATCCCACGGTGCCGTCCAGCTTGATGTAGTTTAGTCCGAACCTCGAGGCCTCAACCTCGAGAGGTAACTCCTCGTCCAGATCGCGGAGCGCCTTCAGATCAGGGTGGCGAAAAAGGGCATTGTCATCGATAGTTAGCTTGGCATCCAAGGCCAAGAGGCGACCCTCAGCAGTGACCACCAGGGGATTGATCTCAACCAACGAACAATCTTTCTCCTGATAGAGTCGGTACAAGGCCGGAAATAGCCGAGCAGCTATACTCTGGACCGGCTGCGGCAGCGCGAATCCCAAGACAAGCCGGCGGATGTGGAAGGGCTGAAGCTGGGTGGCTGGATCCACGACAACCCTGATGATCCTCTCCGGATAATTCGCCGCCAGCTCTTCAATCTCCACTCCGCCGGTTCCGCTGGCCATGATCATGGGCTGTGCCGCCCTGCGATCCAAGGCAATCCCGGCGTAGAGCTCGCGACTGATGGTCACCTGTTCCTCTACCAGGATCCTTTTGACCACTCTCCCTTCAGGACCAGTTTGATGGGTTATCAGGCGGGAGCCAATGAGCCGCTGCGTCGCGGCCTCTGCCTCATGTGGTGAGGATACCAGCACGACCCCACCAGCCTTGCCACGTCCGCCTGCGTGAATCTGGGCCTTCAGCACTACGGCGCCGCCAAGCCGCTCGGCAGCACGCCCTGCCTCGACGGACGTCGTGACCACCTCCCCCCGGGGGACAGGCACTCCGTAGGCTGCAAGGATTGCTTTCGCTTGAAACTCATGGATCTTCATAGCTTACCTTAATGCAAAGGAGCGAGCAGATTGCCCTTGTAAAGAACGAACTCGTATCACATAGTATCAACATCCTTGTCAAGCCCAAAGGGGTTTTAGTGTTGACACGCTTTCCCATGCCATGATAGAGGATTGGCGTATATGTGGACAAGAAAAATAGCAGATGGCGCCAGAGCTTCAATCCGGGGCGCCTGAGGATAATGCGACATGCGAAGGCACGTCCGGCTGGGCGATGGACATCGCCTCCACCCATCCATGAGGTTGATCCGTTCGTGGGAGAGCTTTGCCATGGGTACTCGTCTCACGGGCAGGCCGTCCATCTCAGGCATATCCCACCGAAGTGCGGTTCTGGCAATAAGCCGCTCGATAAGCGGGGCGCGCAACTGACCCTTCAGAGCCTGCTCGGGGAAGCGCCGGCCGATGCCACACACTCGCCATCTCACCCGTCTTCAACCTCATCATACCCGCAGGTGAAGGAGAGATCGGAGACCGCTGCCGGGGTGTCTCATGCTCTCGTCTTTGATCTTGAGACGCAGCGGAGCGCCGAGGATGTTGGCGGGTGGGAACACCGGCATCGGATGGGCCTCGCCGTTGGCGTCGTCTACGATCTCGATTGCGCCGAGTTTCGCGTGTATACCGAGCGGCAGGTTGATGCCCTCATCAGCGAGTTGGTCCACGCGCGCCTGATCATCGGGTTCAATCTCCTGCGGTTCGACTACGATGTGCTGCGGCACTATGCCGATGTCGACTGGAACGCTCTACCCACGCTGGACATCCTCGAGTGCATCCACCGGAGGCTAGGGTTTCGGCTGAAGCTGGACCATCTGGCCCAAGAAACCCTTGGAGAGGGAAAGTCGGCGGATGGCCTGCAGAGCCTGGCATGGTTTAAGGCGGGAGACATCGATCGAGTCATCGAATACTGCAAACAGGACGTCCTCCTGACAAAACGGCTCTACGACTTTGGGCGGCAGCACGGGTACCTGCTGTACCGGGACATCCAAGGGCGGGCAGTCCGGCTGCCGGTGAACTTTGATGAAAACTTATATGCACGACAGCCCAGCTAGAGTATAATAAGTTACCTTTGTGATGCGTGCTGTATTGCCGGGAGGGGTCGTGACTCGCAAAACGAGATCACTGGAGGGTTGAATGGTCGTCTTAGACTACAAGCAGATCACGCGAGCCTACGCCATCTTGTCTCCCATGTACGACCTTCTGTTCCAAAGGATCTTTCACCCGGGACGGGTCGCGGCGGTACAGCTTCTTGGGATCAAGCCGAACGATCTGGTGCTCGAAGTGGGGATCGGCACTGGATTGAACCTCCCGCTCTATCCACCAGACTGTCACCTCGTCGGGATCGACTTCTCCAGGCAGATGTTGAGCAAGGCCAGGGAGAAGGTGAAGGAATATGGCATGGAGAACGTGACCATTAAGGAGATGGACGCGTCGAAGCTGGAGTTCCCGGACGCACACTTCGACCATGTGGTCGCCACGTACGTTATCAGCGCGGTCCCGGAACCGGTTCAGGTCCTCCGGGAGATCAAGCGAGTGTGTAAGAAGAACGGGCACATCGTGATCTTGAACCACTTCAAAAGTGAGCACCCGGTTGTCGGCACCTTGGAGGAGTTCGTAGCCCCCTTGTGCGCCCGGCTCGGGTTCAAGACCGACCTGAAGCTCATGCCCGTTCTGAAGGAAGCGCAACTTCACCCTGAGCAGTTGCACCGCGTCAACCTCCTGAATGGATGGAGTCTCGTTCGCTGTCTTAATGAATGATCAGCCACGTTATTCCGCACTACGTCTGGCGATTGCGCTCGCCTCCCTTCTGAGTGCTTTGCTTTTCGCCCCCTGGACCGCCGCACGAGCCGAAGAGCCCAAGGACTTATACGAAATGGAAGTACTGGGCGTGACCGCCGCTCAAGGAGGCGATCAGATCGCCGTACTCCTTCGTAGCAAGGTGCTGAGGCGCGAGCTCACACTCTTCGTCGGACCTTTTGAGGCCCAAAGCATCGCTGTTCCTTTACAGCAGATCACACCTCCACGCCCTTTGACCCACGACCTGATCCTTTCCCTCCTGACGTCCCTTCGCTCTCACCTGCGGAGGATCATTATTAGCGACGTCAAGGAAAATACCTACTATGCCACCCTCTACATCGAGGCCGATGGCAAAGAGATTACGGTCGATAGCCGACCCAGTGACGCTATTGCCCTAGCGCTGCGAGCCGGTGTCCCGATCTACGCCAACAACAAGGCGCTTAATGGCGCGAACTCCAATCAATTGCCCCGGTGATCCTTTCGGCGCGGTGAAACGCATCGATCCCATACTCCGTCAGATCGTCGAAGCGGTCTCCGAAGACGGGGCGCGGGCACACCTCGAGCGTATTATTGGGCCGAGGGATCCGTTTGACGGGCATGCCAGCATGGAAGCCGCTGCCGACTTTATCGCGGAGACCCTCAGGGGATTCGGTCTCCATCTCGTAGAAGAGCGATTCAGGTGCGACGGCCGCTGGTATCGGAATCTGATCGCTTCGCATCCGGGATCGTTTCGCGATGGGCAGGTGCTGGTGGTCGCCCACTACGACACCGTTCGGAATAGCCCTGGCGCCGACGACAATGCAAGTGGCGTGGCCGGACTGATCGAGGTAGCTGGAGCCCTGGCCCGCCATCGGTTCAAGCACGACCTGATCTTTGTCGCTTTCGCCCTCGAAGAGTATGGAAACCCGGGTAGCCTCCGCTACGTAGAGCAGGCCAAGGCCTGTGGCGTCGCGATTGCCGGCGTCTTCGACCTGGAGATGATCGGCTACACCGGCCCGGCTCAAACTGCGCCCCCAGGCGTTCAAACGCCTGCGGCGGGGGATTTCATCGGCGTGGTGGGAAATCGACGATCGGAGGCGCTAGTTTCTCTCTTTAAGGAGACGGCGGCCCTTATTGTTCCATCGCTGCCTGTACAGGCTTTAGTAGTGGAGGGAAACGGCGAAAACCTCCCGCTAGTACGCCAGAGCGATCATGCGCCATTCTGGGACGCCGGTTACCCGGCTGTGATGATCACCGATACCGCCTTCCTGCGCAACCCACATTACCACATGCCTACCGACACCCTCGACACCCTTGATCTTTCCTTCCTCCAACAGGTGGCTGCCGCAACTGCAGCGTCGGCTGCTTTGTTGGCCGGCCTCGCTTAAGACCAGAACCACTACACAGGTTCGACAACCAAGCTGGTGGTTGTCCGGGTCACCGCCGGCAGCGCCTGAATATGATTCACCGTATCCCACAGGACGCTGAGATCCGGGGCCTCGATAAAGGCCACAACATCGATGTTGCCGGTAACGATGTGTGCAAGCTTTACCATTTGTAGTTCCCCGATCGCATCTGCCACCTCTTGTTCCCTGGCCTTGCTAGTTGTGATGAAGACATAGGCGTGAACCATCGACTACCCTCCCGTCAGGCATGCCCTTACCGCTAGCTCCCTCTCCTGGAATAGCGAGCCTCTACTCAATCACATCAGCAGCCAATGAATAGTTCAACATGTTCTCGGGTTAACCAGCCTGAATCACGATACTAAAGGGTGCTAGATGGTTGCCCGGAACTCCTACAGTCCTACACCTCTTCGACGAGCTGGGCCCCCTTTCAGCGGAAGGCTGTTGCAGCAAGCACGACTATTAATGATTACCAGTAAACGCGAAGCCTCGCGGAAGCGTCAAATAGACCAGAAAGAGTAGGCGGAGATTGCCACGTCACGTATAGTGTGGGTATCGCTTGAATGACGCGGCTTCTCCGGGCATTGATCGCGTGGCGCAACGGCGGCTCGAGTAGCAGCGCAGCGAGCCTGCGATACTGCGAATTCTTGTTTAGCGTATGTTACCATAAAAGTGCTTATACGTAGTTTAACATGTGAGAGGAGGTGGATGAGATGAAAATTACAAAGAGGAGCCTAGCTGCCTTGGTGATCGGAGCCCTGCTCCTGACCGGTCTTCTTGGCCTTGCACCGGACCCTGCATCGGCGAGGACAAATTTCCACTTCGGGCTGAACATGGGGATCCCCATGGCACCCTACCCCGGCTATGCGTACCCCTATCCGCCACCCAACGCTTATTATCCGCCGGTCCCGCACTACCCAGCCTATCCCCCTTGCGCGCGGATCTTTATCCCAGGGTACTATGATGGCTATGGCAACTGGGTCTTTGGGTACTATCGGTACGATTGTGGATACTACGGCTATTAGGGCGAGTAGACTGCGCCGGCCATACTCAAGGTGTCACTCGACAGCCAAACCGTAACGTCGTCACGGGAGGTTACTGTGAAACGCGCTATTGCTTTTGTCGCATTGGCGGTTGCCCTTTCGGGATGCGCCAGCCTTGCGATTCGTCCCTGCGATTCGGTTGGAACTCGTGACTCCAAGTATGCCGCGCGGTTCTTTCTTGGCATCATTACCCTCGGCATTTCTGAGTCCGGCATTCAGCATGAGCAGCTTCTCGAAGCCAGTGAGGGATGGCGCTTCTGCCCACCGCCGGTTGCCTGGCAGGGCCCGCCACCGGCCATGGGTACGCCCAGAACGTCTGGGATGCTGGTCAACGCCACCAAATGGACCATCAACGTATATCTGGACGTTGACCCGGACATCGCCGGGATTCCACCTCTTCTGACTATTCGACCAGGCGAATCACGTCAACTCGCGCTAATTGCCGGGCCACACCAAATCGTGGCCAGGACGATCGCGGAGACCGCTGCAGGGGCGGCGCCCGTCGGGCGCTACGAGCGGCGGATCCAGATCGACCCAAGGGATAGAAGCTTTCGCCTTCAGCTTTCCGAAGAGGACTTCAAGCAGATATTATTCAGTCCAGCAGAAGGCAGGTAACCCCAATGCCTCCGTAGCAACCACCGTCTTCAATGAATGACTAATCTCCTCGGGAAGTATCCCAGCCCTCGATTAGGAGTATCGGGAGCTTTTCGGATGATTCACCAGCTACTCGGCGAGATCCGTCTTCCCGGCTTCGAAAGGAAAATGGGGCTGGTAGATCGGGCGATAACCTTCCGGAACCGGGAACGTGAAGGTTACCACCTCGTAGACCCCGGCCAGAGTTCGCGCAATCCCCCAGCTCAACCCCTCCAAGACCCCAACCGTCAGGCCGTACAGTGGTCCATCCTCAAGGGTATCGTAGTAGATCGTCTTCGGTACCTCAACTACGACGCCAAGCCCAGCATTTGTCAGCCCGCGGACCGCCTTCTGAGCAAATCGTGGCGCACCTGACTCATCCGCGAAGACATCCGTGAATGGTCCGCTCCCCACCACTAGTCCCAAGACCGCCATTCCCAGCAGCTTGATTTTCATCGCTCCTCCATTAGAATCACGCCCTTGTTCTAAAACACTATCTGTAACTACTCGGATGTTTAGGCTGAAGGCTATAAATTATTATCTCGCAAGGCACGAATCAAGCTATCCAAGACCTTCCCGGTTGCTAAGACCTTTGGTTCAAGTAGAGCTTAATCCTCGTTGGGCAAGAAGCCCAAATGCTTTGACAATTTTAGTTGATAGCGCAGTTAGCTCTGATTATCCCTAAAAGCCTTCAGCCTTCAGCCGATACCGACCACGATACGATCATCGCCGATTCGGAATTGGAATTCGTTGTTCGATTGTATTCGCTAAGCAGCATTGAGGAATTTGAACACATACAGCGAGGCGGAAGTCCCGACGATGATAACGTCGCCGTCGTCCAGGCGTTTTTCACCTCCGGTTCTATTCTTACCGATGATCGCGCCTTCGAGAAGGGTGCCACAGGCGCTTCCACGGTCAACCAGAAAATGATCCTCTCCACGCAATTCTATCTGGAAGTGTTCCCGCGATACGTTAAGGAGCGGACCCGGATCTCGCAGATACACGTCGTTATTTGGTTCTGAGTGGGCAGCGCGCCTGCTATCGGCAAATTGCGTCGGTATGCCCCGACGGCTTTCGCCGCCGACACGGAATGGGTAGCGGGGAATCTGGAACATCTGTTTTCCGAGGCAGGCCTTTGCCTCCGGTGTAAGGGCTTTGAGGAATGCAGATTTCTCGCTCATCGACGACTCCTTCGGTTGAATATACGTATCGGCTGCGCGTGGAGTAGGCTGCATCATCTTTTACTCCCCTTCCACCTGTTAATCGCTATTCGCGGTCATTCATCGTTCGTCTTTAGGGGATAAACCATCGATCACCATCATTCGGGGGGGGTTACCTTCGGCTCACGTGCGACTGGCTGAGTCTTGCGCTACCTTTACCTGCGCCTGGATCCACGAATAGGTACGAGCGATCCCTTCCTCAAGCGACACCTTGGGCTTCCATCCGAGCGACGCGATACGCGCCTTGCTGAAATTACGGGCCTGCACTCCCACAGGGCCTGGTACGTACTTGATGGTCATGCGCTTGCCGGATGCCTCGATCACCGTCCGCACAAGATCGGCCACCGTCGCCCGATCCTCTCTTCCCAGGTTTACGGGGTCGCCCAGATCCGAGTGCATCAGCGCGAAGATCCCGTCCACCAGATCGTCGACATAGGTGAATACCCGGATGGCCGTCCCTTCGCCCCAGACCTCGATGGTCCCATGGTCCTCCGCCTCGGCGACCTTGCGACAGAGGGCTGCCGGCGCTTTTTCGCGGCCGCCGGTCCAGGTCCCCTCCGGGCCGTAGCAGTTCTCGAAGCGAGCGATGCGCACGTGCATGGGGTGCCGGCGCCCGTAGGCCATTGCCACCCGCTCGGCGTAGAGCTTCTCCCAGCCGTATTCGTTATCCGGGTTGGCCGGGATGGCGTCGTCCTCGGTCACGGGCGGCTCATCGGGCTGCATGTCCCGGTAGATGCATACTGAGGAAGAGAAGAAGTAGCGGGCCACCCCCGCCTCGGCAGCGGCGTGAGTCATGTGGATGTTGATCAGGGCGTTGTTGTGCAGCACCTCGCACTCCGAGACGGAGATGAAGCCCATGCCACCCATGTCGGCAGCGAGTTGGTAGACCTCATCGAAGCTCCCGCCGTCTGACAGAGTCAGGGCCGTCCGGCAGTTCTGGGGGTCGCGCAAGTCCAGCAGCCGGAACGCATCGGCCTGGGTGGGCGCAAACTCGTGGGGCTTGCTGTCCACGCCGCGCACCCAATAGCCCTCGCGCTTAAGCTTCTTCACCAAGTGCCCACCGATGAACCCACCGGCACCGCAAACTAAGGCTCGCTTCATGCTTTGCATCTCCTTTTCTATCTGGTCTATCTGGTCTGTTTGGTCTATCTGGTCTGTTTGGTCTATCTGGTCTGTTTGGTCTATCTGGTCTGTTTGGTCTATTTGGTGCGGAGGTACTTGAGTAGGCCTGAGATGATCATGGCCGTTTTGTTGGCCTGGGTGTACATGTCATCAAATTGCTTCTGATCGACGTACCCTTGATCGACGGCGATGTAGAGGTGACTCTGCACTTCGGCGGCGGAGGACATGGCGATGAATAAGAACTGGATGAATTCTTTATCTGAACGGCGGATGAACCCTTCTGCAATATTGGCCATCACTGACGCCGCTGCTGCCTGAATCTGTCCTGACAGCCGGAGGTCTTTCTTAAAGGCCCCATCCCGGGTGGCCGCGTAGACCGTCCGGACCAGGCTTCTTGCCTCCTGCCAACACTCCAGGTCTTCGAAGCGGGTGAGTTTCATGGCTCATTTGGTCTGTTTGGTCGGTGACGAGATAGACGGAATAGACGAAATGACCAGATAGACCAGAGAGTAGCGCTCATGGGAAATCCGAGCGCGTCGAGGCGCTAGCCTGCGGACGTCTGAGGAGAAGGAGCCTTGACGCCAGCGCCAACAGGAGGACGAAGAGGATCGCGTTCGCGAGGAGGTGGAGGTTAAAGTCGAAGGCGCTATGGACCAGCATGGCCACAAGCCCGGCCAGCAGACCAAGTCCGATTCCCCGTGTGTGCGTTCCCTCATGCCGGGACCACCCGTTCAGCAACTGTATCCCGCCCCACAGCAATGCCAGCGCAAGGATAGCCATCAAGGGCACCCCCCCTTCGGCGAACGCCTGCAGGTAGTCGTTATGGGCGAAGTCGTACTCGTCCTGATCGACGAGAGGCCCCTTGTAGAGCGGAAAGGCCCAGATGTAGGTATCAAGACCGGTGCCGCTCCAGCGAAAGTCATGGCCCAGACGCAACGTATCCTGCCAGATGAGAACGCGACCGTGGAAGGAGGGATCGTCGGTCCCGAGCTGGATAATCGCGAAAGTCTGCAGGACCCTATCCGGGTTCAGCCAGAAGGCATACGTCAGTCCCAACGCCACAAACGAGACCAGCATTCCCAATAGCTGCTTGCTGCGTAACCGCCGGGACGAGAACAGGACGGCCATGAAGAGGATGGAACAGAAGAAGCTGAACAGTCCTGCCCGTGATCCGGTCAGCAGCAGGGCCACAGACATGATGAGCCCCCCAAAAAAGGCGAGCAGTGATCGGCTCGCCTGGGGGGTGCCCCAATGAAGTAACCGGCTCCGCCAGTCCCATGTACCATCGGATATCGGCCGTCTGTTCGCCACGATATAGCCGATAGTCAGAGGGATCACCATCTCCATGTAGCCGGCAAAGTGATTGCGATTGACGTATGGGCCAAAGAGGCTGCCTCCCTGGGTGAGCTCCCGAACCCAGTACAGCTTCCCGTTCCCGGCGAAATGCTGAATTATTCCGAAGAGGGCCAACCCGAACCCTGTAGTCATCACGACGCGAACAATTCGATCGACCTGGTCACGGGTCTGCAGGTGGCTCACGGCAACCCAGAAGACGAGCGCTAAGGCCAGCATTCGCACAAGCGCCTGTCGGGTTGCGTACGGCACAAGCGAGAGCGTGTGCCATGAGGCTGCGAGATGGCTGTCAAACTCCATTTGCTGATAGATGGCAGCGGCCTTTGGCGAGATGAGGCGGATCACCTGAAGCGGAAGCGGGATCACCTGAAGCAGCCCAAAGATCAGGACCAAGAGCCAACAGAGGTTCATGGCCGTTCGCTCGATTCGGATTCCGCCATCGCTCAGCATGGCGAGTCCCCACACGAGCGCGATCGTGAAGATCATCACCTCTGCAATGGCAATCGACCAGAGCTCGACGGTCCCGAAGGCCAGTGGCGTGAGGACGATCAGACCATACAATCCGACCTCGACGAAGCGGTCGGCCATGAGAGCATATCGGAGCTTGATAAGCTTCCATGGTGAAAGGGCAGGGCTATCGATCGAGGGGGGAGGGGTGGGGAGGGGGTGCAATGTCCGGGCTTTCATGTCCATGGGCACACGTCACACCGCGACCACGTCATCGGCATCGATCTCAACCGATGCGCCTTGGCAAATGAGGCTGATAGCGATGACGAGACGCGCTCTGGTGGCCTTCCTAACCAGGAACCCACGGAGGCCATGGAGGGGGCCGCGTCGTACCTCGACCGGCATCCCAGGCTCAAGGAAAGGGTATGGATCAACGGGGAGGGTGCTGGTGACCAGGCGTCGCACTCCCTCGATCTCGGCCTCGGCGATAGGCACGTCGTGGCCGCCCACTGCCAGCACCTCTACGACACCAGGGGCACTCACTACTCGTACCCGATCCTGCCAGGCGAAGCGTACGAAGCAATAACCGGGGAACAATGGGAATTGGACCTTCACCGTACGGTCTTTCCATCGACTCCGCCGATCGATGAGCGGAAGAAACGCTTCGATGCCTTGGCGATCGACCTGAGCCCACACTCGTTTCTCATGCCGGGAGCGGGTACGGAGCGCGTACCACTGCGGAACCGTCACCATCATACCTCCAGCCACCGCTTCGCCATCTTATTTGCAGGGCACGATCGTTGGGCTAGTCAAAAAATGCTAAATGGCTTCAACGTTACTGAAATCTATCAGGCTGATCCATTATATTGGCTATATATTATAATAGGTTACTATCTAGCGTCAAATATAATGTGGAGAGTCAATACCAGAGATTGACAGCGCAATCCATCAATCCCCCCTACCCTATTATCACAGGATGATGAGGGGAGATTTGGTAAGATATGCTTCAGACGCCGTATGTGATGGGGGTGGTGCGGGAGTGCATATCGAGGGGATTCGAAACCTGGATCACTTCACGTGATGGGAGGATCAGGCAGGTCAGCTTGTTGCCATAGACACAGGCCGTATCGATGCCGATCCGGTCGTCCTCCATCAGGACTTCTCGCATCGGTGTATGGCCGAACACAACCGTCTTGGGGAACCGACCTGGATACGCGTAGAACTCTTCGCGAATCCACAGGAGGTCGCTCTCGCCTTGCTCCTGCAGCGGCATCGCGGGCCTGATCCCGGCGTGGACGAAGAGATAGTCCTGCGTCTCATAGTACGGCCTTTGGCGGTCTAGAAAAGTTAGATGTGTCGCGGGGATCCCGCGGAGCCCACCGTAGCTTTCCAACGTCGCGGTACCGCCGTTATACAGAAATAGGGGCCGCTGTTGTCCCTGAAGAAAATCAAGAAACATGCGCTCATGATTACCCATGAGGAATGTGTACCGACCCTGCAGGGTCAGCAGGTAATCAATGACCCCCTTTGAATCCGGTCCCCGATCAATGTAATCT is part of the Candidatus Methylomirabilis limnetica genome and harbors:
- a CDS encoding YceD family protein, with the translated sequence MLVERSQIPPEGLDLEVREEPCWGEDQGLWLSLAPIEATLHLERKVNGILASGAFTTTAVVLCSRCSEPVSVPVSDQFAILFTGASEASRAEESELSAAEMDVDVMQEDRLDVSRFLRENVLLSLPLQPLCRAECRGLCPHCGIDLNETSCQCQVQEGDPRLLPLQHLL
- the ndk gene encoding nucleoside-diphosphate kinase, which produces MEQTLVIVKPDAVARGLIGEVIRRFEAEGLVVCGLRMVGLAQKEAEGFYQVHRHQPFFDSLTHFMTSGPCVAMVLEGEGAIRRVRTLMGATDPLKADEGTLRRSFAASIEKNVVHGSDSVESAALEIPYFFCRLGIFPVVGRGEIS
- the sucD gene encoding succinate--CoA ligase subunit alpha, whose amino-acid sequence is MSILVDSNTRLVVQGITGREGSFHALACRDYGTSVVAGVTPGRGGVRHEGIAVFDSVREAVDKEGANAAMIFVPAAFAADAMLEAIDAAVPLVVCITEGIPILDMVRVARVLRGSGTRLIGPNCPGIISPGKAKVGIMPGHIHMRGTIGVISRSGTLTYEAVNQLTHLGLGQSTCIGIGGDPIIGTTFVDCLALFENDAATEAILMIGEIGGTAEEEAAVFVERHMSKPVIGYIAGLAAPAERRMGHAGAIISGGRGTATEKISALRRAGIAVVQSPAEIGAAVKEALGSHLA
- the sucC gene encoding ADP-forming succinate--CoA ligase subunit beta — translated: MKIHEFQAKAILAAYGVPVPRGEVVTTSVEAGRAAERLGGAVVLKAQIHAGGRGKAGGVVLVSSPHEAEAATQRLIGSRLITHQTGPEGRVVKRILVEEQVTISRELYAGIALDRRAAQPMIMASGTGGVEIEELAANYPERIIRVVVDPATQLQPFHIRRLVLGFALPQPVQSIAARLFPALYRLYQEKDCSLVEINPLVVTAEGRLLALDAKLTIDDNALFRHPDLKALRDLDEELPLEVEASRFGLNYIKLDGTVGCMVNGAGLAMATMDLVKLIGGEPANFLDVGGGASAEQIEHAFRILISDRSVNVVLINIFGGILRCDRLAEGVIQAVRSLHVTLPIVVRMEGTNVDQGKRMLAESGLNFITAPGMQEAADRAVQCSRFNVRGSMFKVQRSTSLIEE
- a CDS encoding ribonuclease H-like domain-containing protein is translated as MRHAKARPAGRWTSPPPIHEVDPFVGELCHGYSSHGQAVHLRHIPPKCGSGNKPLDKRGAQLTLQSLLGEAPADATHSPSHPSSTSSYPQVKERSETAAGVSHALVFDLETQRSAEDVGGWEHRHRMGLAVGVVYDLDCAEFRVYTERQVDALISELVHARLIIGFNLLRFDYDVLRHYADVDWNALPTLDILECIHRRLGFRLKLDHLAQETLGEGKSADGLQSLAWFKAGDIDRVIEYCKQDVLLTKRLYDFGRQHGYLLYRDIQGRAVRLPVNFDENLYARQPS
- a CDS encoding class I SAM-dependent methyltransferase gives rise to the protein MVVLDYKQITRAYAILSPMYDLLFQRIFHPGRVAAVQLLGIKPNDLVLEVGIGTGLNLPLYPPDCHLVGIDFSRQMLSKAREKVKEYGMENVTIKEMDASKLEFPDAHFDHVVATYVISAVPEPVQVLREIKRVCKKNGHIVILNHFKSEHPVVGTLEEFVAPLCARLGFKTDLKLMPVLKEAQLHPEQLHRVNLLNGWSLVRCLNE
- a CDS encoding bifunctional nuclease family protein — encoded protein: MEVLGVTAAQGGDQIAVLLRSKVLRRELTLFVGPFEAQSIAVPLQQITPPRPLTHDLILSLLTSLRSHLRRIIISDVKENTYYATLYIEADGKEITVDSRPSDAIALALRAGVPIYANNKALNGANSNQLPR